From a region of the Saccharomyces paradoxus chromosome IV, complete sequence genome:
- a CDS encoding short-chain dehydrogenase/reductase (short-chain dehydrogenase/reductase~similar to YDL114W): MVYKNKIHEPSGTIKYIKDFSSVILSLPNYNTSVLSTRSTALVTGGSSGLGFELAMELAKRVNKVIVADIQSFPTFAQEECNNIFYYQCDITSLDEIKKLKKATERDHGNVDILVNNAGVAHIKKLEHMTNKEVKQLIDINLIGAYRIINTFAADMMNNEEGFIIDIASVLGELTPARLTSYGASKGAMIGFHKSMCRRFSSLPMKYNKPGIKTLLVCPGKIQTNMFIDVPTPSKLLAPDIIPSQLALAIISAMEHNHLQTLNAPYYVNLVPFFKTLSWPYRHLLKHFSGMDHVTSIQPTTKKV; encoded by the coding sequence ATGGTATACAAGAATAAAATACATGAACCAAGTGgaacaataaaatatatcAAGGATTTTTCATCAGTCATCCTAAGTCTGCCTAACTACAACACTTCCGTACTTTCTACCCGTTCAACTGCGCTCGTAACCGGTGGCTCCAGTGGACTTGGGTTTGAACTTGCAATGGAACTTGCCAAGAGAGTTAATAAAGTTATTGTGGCAGATATTCAATCGTTTCCTACTTTTGCCCAAGAAgaatgtaataatattttctacTATCAATGCGACATAACAAGCTTAGATGagattaaaaaattaaagaaagcTACTGAAAGAGATCATGGAAACGTTGATATTCTAGTAAACAATGCTGGAGTAGCTCACATCAAAAAGTTGGAACATATGACAAACAAGGAAGTAAAACAACTGATCGACATAAATTTGATAGGTGCTTACCGAATCATCAACACATTTGCGGCAGACATGATGAACAACGAAGAAGGATTTATAATTGACATTGCTTCAGTCCTCGGAGAACTAACTCCTGCAAGGCTGACATCGTATGGTGCATCAAAAGGAGCAATGATTGGTTTCCATAAAAGTATGTGCAGGCGTTTCAGCAGTTTACCCatgaaatataataaaCCTGGAATAAAAACACTACTAGTGTGTCCGGGAAAAATCCAAACCAATATGTTTATTGATGTCCCTACACCATCCAAGTTATTAGCTCCTGATATTATTCCTTCTCAACTGGCACTTGCGATAATCTCAGCGATGGAGCATAATCATTTGCAAACACTGAACGCCCCATATTACGTAAAtcttgttccttttttcaaaactttaaGTTGGCCATATAGACATCTCTTAAAACATTTCAGCGGGATGGACCATGTAACATCCATTCAGCCCACAACTAAAAAAGTTTGA
- the ATG20 gene encoding Atg20p (Sorting nexin family member~similar to YDL113C): protein MSDLNDIQENAKLNMESQNTGEAEPFHGTTEYVEKPEISKEGVGSPKKSPKKDKLGQRDNNKVETELVHTALLEKDNPFMEEGPTGLTKSALLEIPGMKSHKLKNPNEDYEDDSEGLLPLNHESNVETCRTSLSGSINSMNGETSASEELSVRNRKKSARIHILEAKRVSEGQGRAYIAYVIQFENSTVQRRYSDFESLRSILIRLFPMTLIPPIPEKQSIKNYGKSITGSSSKYLLPSEGSGSVDLSLSVIHASVNNSDEKLIRHRIRMLTEFLNKLLTNEEITKTSIITDFLDPNNHNWNEFVNSSSTFSSLPKSILQCNPLDPTNTTRIHATLPIPGSSSQLLLNKESSDKKMDKKRSKSFTSIEQDYKQYENLLDNGIYKYNRRTTKIYHDLKTDYNEIGEVFAQFAHEQAQVGELAEQLSYLSNGFSESSISLEKLVGRLYYNINEPLNESVHMATSARELIKYRKLKYLQNEMIRKSLNSKRTQLEKLEAQNNEYKDVDKIIDNEMSKSHIINLERPNNNNTGSGGKSYGGKLFNGFNKLASMVKESVKYQETDPHTASINLKKEIEQLSESLEVTENDLDVISKVIKDDQLPKFSKEREADLSEILKHYSRYMRNYARQNLEIWKEVKRHQDFA from the coding sequence ATGTCAGACTTGAATGATATCCAGGAAAATGCTAAATTGAATATGGAAAGTCAGAATACAGGAGAGGCTGAACCATTTCATGGGACAACCGAGTATGTGGAGAAGCCAGAAATTTCTAAGGAAGGAGTTGGATCGCCAAAAAAGAGCCCAAAAAAGGATAAGCTTGGACAGCGAGACAATAACAAAGTAGAAACTGAGCTAGTACATACTGCTCTGTTAGAAAAAGACAACCCATTCATGGAGGAAGGGCCAACAGGACTCACAAAATCAGCTTTATTAGAAATACCTGGTATGAAAAGTCATAAACTAAAGAACCCCAATGAAGATTATGAGGACGATTCGGAGGGATTACTACCTCTAAACCATGAATCGAATGTAGAAACATGTAGAACTAGTCTTAGTGGAAGTATTAACTCTATGAACGGAGAAACCTCTGCGTCAGAGGAACTTTCCGTaagaaatagaaagaaGTCCGCCAGGATACATATACTCGAAGCCAAAAGAGTGTCGGAAGGTCAAGGTAGAGCCTACATTGCCTATGTTAtacaatttgaaaattctaCCGTTCAGAGACGTTACAGCGATTTCGAGAGTTTAAGAAGCATCTTGATAAGATTATTCCCTATGACATTGATACCGCCGATACCAGAAAAGCagtcaataaaaaattatggCAAGTCAATAACCGGATCGAGTTCAAAGTACCTGTTGCCCTCAGAGGGTTCTGGTTCGGTAGACCTGTCATTATCTGTGATACATGCATCGGTCAATAATAGTGATGAAAAGTTAATACGGCATAGGATAAGAATGCTCACTGAATTCTTGAACAAACTTTTGACGAACGaagaaattacaaaaacATCTATAATTACTGATTTTTTGGATCCTAATAACCATAATTGGAACGAATTTGTTAATAGTTCATCCACTTTTTCATCCTTACCGAAGAGCATCCTACAGTGTAATCCATTAGATCCCACTAACACCACTAGAATTCATGCCACGTTACCAATACCGGGCTCATCATCACAGTTATTGTTAAATAAGGAGTCCAGcgataaaaaaatggacaagaaaagaagcaagTCGTTTACTAGTATTGAACAGGATTACAAGCAATACGAGAACTTGTTAGATAACGGGATTTATAAGTATAATAGACGAACCACGAAGATATATCATGACTTGAAAACGGATTACAATGAAATCGGTGAGGTATTTGCACAGTTTGCCCATGAACAGGCTCAAGTTGGGGAATTGGCGGAACAGCTTTCTTACTTGAGCAATGGCTTTTCGGAATCCTCGATTTCTCTAGAAAAACTAGTTGGAAGATTATACTACAACATAAATGAGCCTTTAAATGAATCAGTTCATATGGCCACATCCGCAAGAGAACTGATTAAATAcagaaaattgaaatacctgcaaaatgaaatgaTTAGGAAGTCTCTGAATTCCAAAAGGACACAATTGGAAAAGCTGGAGGCACAAAACAATGAATATAAGGACGTCGATAAAATAATTGACAACGAAATGTCTAAAAGTCATATCATTAATCTGGAACGCcctaataataataatacagGGAGTGGCGGGAAATCATATGGTGGCAAGCTATTCAACGGATTTAACAAATTAGCATCCATGGTGAAAGAATCTGTGAAGTATCAAGAAACTGATCCTCATACCGCAAGTattaatttgaaaaaagaaatcgaACAGCTTTCTGAATCATTGGAAGTTACGGAGAATGATTTGGACGTTATTTCAAAAGTAATCAAAGATGATCAATTACCCAAATTTTcgaaagaaagagaagccGATTTATCAGAGATTCTAAAACATTATTCCAGATATATGAGAAATTATGCCCGGCAGAATTTagaaatttggaaagagGTCAAGAGACATCAAGATTTTGCATAG
- the TRM3 gene encoding tRNA (guanosine(18)-2'-O)-methyltransferase (2'-O-ribose methyltransferase~similar to YDL112W), which yields MVGGAVIGKYLPHEEQLKLISDLIQDDSLEEVLELIKTSSLDISTDRKIETSIFEKITKQVTVYASMDNEAKEMFCSSRGEMNNTLRTSAHLLCCLPTVWHKFQVWMSYRLNDIISENYKHLFDDNFGKMTVQPFFDFFAREQNADVEHEKLHLNILSLFDYLEVVYLFDESNNSISSKCLDFIIVPLLGCNSEEIAESCSKLMRWHIRPLSKCCNIDSNFDKLVWNFIKQLYTEDSQQHWKQKNSLSFLLRFLLTSELSPELITYIKNDAYWEHIQAELDNDVHEHRKLALSILKLTIQKLSTHSIELQTTFYKSSDIPSIEMISSWKKFTTLYEMVALDTSLNQIQAAKHDIIKIFDNIHLHHSWGLILLSTGLKSSMESVRKYMMTLMFSITNMSAFSSSVPLLTKTLLPAAMSAHYFDVKGRNCPHGEKLSSFVNNLLSQTTDDVSDTLSEVLKLLVEKGTSFDPSRIYLSYGVLEFLQKEKKKSINSDHLNLIRKLYEFVAEEEVLETTIQTIYLKFLLHIGPSVSASELLFTLVSHIKLKGGTYDYIEPLFEDYRDLAVSQFDDLQANENLTANIGKDTIFDLLASIIFDFKDIDITPNFLVEVAKSKQDTPNNTSKAVTFLTQLLSGEPSSGYTYENATALLSYPNFTLSTWKSVNIGKLLKSVMEDFSLDKFKFFVGIYQKTYECRFDTIELNFNGLLSLYEMVKTSAGRSSRESFKLKDSAYSSYFDLLTTFLKTYALIRDTSDRDNDELHMLLHLIDDNINKDNGNYLGNLAVCKLLCFIIDTYIHCSTSVSDDDIFIVKFIFEKFSFIWECISSERLVLKERDLHLMLIKGLFHPVILYFGSKQYIDNLSSKLEEHAQTIISLSYSRRSLLPLLGSQLRIFMKFYGKSLSEGVDYWWLINIIVNVFKQPQMDVNLYKLKPVISSLFDHKLNSYYMKGDELYEKVYGPEEILARVSIIDCILCANDQFKIRLIEKVTEKTNALYAIKRTDGAEALQRLLQWQLLLLSLQTTKEPRLSETSMIRILKSIEDESSPLVRVYKEWFISSKVVDYYKTGDSKFAEDYLFSLLEDHSKPVFVVSAEKICFMVLKDLRNDEKKYGFIHLLNRFICTLVPNAASNKPLVRHFSNSLIISMWPTFEAYLSDHTLRNIIENLYSNAKKTQIFGQYRAGDANIWDLKGDRKLTNMFGGVLKKVTDHDCPYISEPVFEKYLQAKDIVPIGTDERSLWLDKRDVNTESVNDVNASCDTSPLQTKSGAWETVLDLDNKKSNDVVIRSDLIVVSSLVDKPPNLGGICRLCDVLGVGLLTVQDIKVKNHPQFKNVAVTADRWMPMEEVTLDEIANFMKEKKKDGYTLIGLEQTDKSVKLDNNFQFPKKSLILLGTEAFGIPGTLLSELDLCLEIQQFGVIRSMNIQTATAVIVHSYTVQHM from the coding sequence ATGGTTGGAGGTGCCGTTATTGGCAAGTATTTACCACATGAAGAACAACTAAAACTTATATCGGACTTGATTCAGGATGACAGCCTAGAAGAAGTGCTGGAGCTGATTAAAACTTCGTCATTGGATATATCAACGGACAGAAAGATTGAAAcatcaatttttgaaaaaatcactAAGCAAGTTACTGTGTACGCTAGTATGGACAATGAAGCCAAAGAAATGTTTTGTTCTTCGAGGGGTGAAATGAATAACACGCTAAGAACATCTGCACATTTGTTGTGTTGTTTACCGACTGTATGGCATAAATTTCAGGTATGGATGAGCTACCGATTAAATGACATCATTAGCGAAAATTATAAACATCTTTTCGATGACAACTTTGGGAAGATGACTGTGCAACCatttttcgatttttttgCTAGGGAACAAAACGCTGATGTCGAGCATGAAAAATTGCATTTAAATATCCTTAGCCTGTTTGATTACTTAGAAGTtgtatatttatttgaCGAAAGTAATAATAGCATATCGTCCAAATGCCTAGATTTTATCATAGTTCCATTGCTAGGCTGTAATTCTGAGGAGATTGCTGAATCCTGTTCTAAACTAATGAGATGGCATATTAGGCCTTTATCAAAGTGTTGCAATATCGATAGTAACTTTGATAAGCTCGTTTGGAATTTTATCAAACAATTGTACACTGAAGACTCTCAACAACATTGGAAGCAAAAGAACAGTTTGTCTTTTCTCCTGAGGTTCCTCTTAACATCAGAGTTATCTCCTGAACTTATTACTTACATCAAGAATGATGCTTATTGGGAACACATTCAAGCAGAACTGGATAACGATGTACATGAACACAGGAAATTGGCCCTCTCAATTCTCAAATTaacaattcaaaaattgtcGACTCATAGCATAGAATTGCAAACAACATTTTATAAAAGCAGTGATATCCCCAGTATTGAAATGATTAGTAGCTGGAAGAAGTTCACCACCTTATATGAAATGGTTGCGCTAGACACATCTTTGAATCAAATACAAGCGGCCAAACATGACattataaaaatttttgataatatacATTTGCATCATAGTTGGGGGCTTATCCTTCTTTCTACAGGGTTGAAGTCATCAATGGAGAGTGTCAGAAAATACATGATGACATTAATGTTCTCGATTACAAATATGTCggcattttcttcaagcGTACCTTTATTGACAAAAACTCTTCTTCCAGCTGCAATGTCTGCTCATTATTTTGACGTCAAAGGTCGCAATTGTCCCCATGGTGAAAAACTTTCCTCCTTTGTTAATAACTTGCTTTCCCAAACAACGGATGACGTATCAGATACATTATCCGAAGTGTTGAAATTATTGGTTGAAAAAGGGACCTCCTTTGATCCTTCTAGGATATATTTATCTTATGGTGTTTTAGAATTCTTacagaaggaaaaaaagaaatcaatcAACTCTGATCATTTGAATCTGATCAGAAAATTGTACGAATTTGTAGCTGAAGAGGAAGTTCTCGAAACTACAATCCAAACGATTTACCTGAAGTTCTTACTACACATTGGTCCATCTGTTTCCGCGTCTGAATTGTTATTTACATTAGTTTCACATATCAAGTTGAAGGGAGGGACATACGACTATATTGAGCctctttttgaagattatAGGGATCTTGCTGTTTCACAATTTGACGATTTGCAAGCGAATGAAAATTTAACAGCGAACATTGGTAAGGATACTATTTTTGACCTCTTAGCATCTATCATCTTCGATTTCAAGGATATTGATATCACCCCCAATTTTTTGGTTGAAGTCGCGAAATCGAAACAAGATACGCCCAACAACACTTCAAAGGCGGTTACTTTCTTAACTCAACTGCTTTCAGGTGAACCTTCGAGCGGGTATACCTATGAAAATGCAACCGCTCTACTGTCTTACCCCAATTTTACATTATCTACGTGGAAATCCGTCAATATTGGTAAATTATTGAAGTCGGTAATGGAAGACTTTTCCCTTGATAAGTTCAAGTTCTTCGTTGGAATATACCAGAAGACTTATGAATGTAGATTCGATACAATCGAGCTAAACTTTAATGGGCTTCTGAGCCTATACGAAATGGTTAAAACATCTGCAGGTCGAAGTTCAAGGGAGAGCTTTAAACTGAAGGACAGCGCGTATTCTTCTTACTTTGATCTCTTAACTACCTTCTTGAAAACATACGCTTTAATTCGTGACACCTCTGATAGAGACAATGATGAGCTCCACATGCTACTACATTTGATTGATGAcaatatcaataaagaTAATGGGAATTATCTGGGCAACTTGGCAGTTTGTAAATTATTGTGCTTCATCATAGATACCTACATTCATTGCTCTACTTCTGTTTCCGATGATGATATCTTCATCGTAAAGTTcatttttgagaaattcTCGTTCATTTGGGAATGTATCAGTAGTGAAAGATTGGTTTTGAAGGAAAGAGATCTTCACTTGATGCTAATTAAGGGATTATTTCATCCTGTTATCCTATACTTCGGATCAAAACAATATATCGACAATTTGAGCTCGAAGTTGGAGGAACATGCACAAACGATTATATCATTGAGttattcaagaagaagccTACTCCCCCTCCTTGGATCGCAACTTAGAATATTCATGAAGTTTTATGGTAAATCATTAAGCGAGGGTGTTGACTATTGGTGGTTGATTAACATTATAGTAAATGTTTTCAAACAGCCGCAAATGGATGTCAACCTTTACAAGCTAAAACCTGTCATTTCCAGCTTATTTGACCACAAACTGAACAGTTATTACATGAAAGGCGATGAACTTTACGAAAAAGTGTATGGACCTGAGGAAATATTGGCTAGAGTGTCCATCATCGATTGTATTTTATGTGCGAATGATCAGTTCAAGATCCGATTAATCGAAAAAGTTACTGAAAAGACAAACGCACTTTATGCTATAAAGAGAACCGACGGTGCCGAAGCGTTACAGAGGTTGTTACAGTGGcaattattattattatcactGCAAACCACCAAAGAACCAAGATTAAGCGAAACTAGCATGATAAGAATTCTGAAAAGCATTGAGGATGAAAGTTCTCCGCTGGTAAGAGTATACAAAGAATGGTTCATCTCTTCAAAGGTGGTCGATTATTACAAAACTGGTGATTCGAAATTTGCTGAAGACTATCTCTTCTCATTGCTGGAGGATCATAGTAAACCAGTGTTCGTAGTTAGCGCAGAGAAGATATGCTTTATGGTGTTGAAGGACTTGAGAAAtgacgaaaaaaaatatggatTCATCCATCTATTAAACAGGTTCATTTGCACATTGGTTCCCAACGCAGCTTCAAACAAGCCCCTAGTAAGAcatttttctaattctctaataatttcaatgtGGCCTACATTCGAAGCCTACCTATCGGATCACACATTAAGAAacattattgaaaatttgtATTCCAATGCCAAAAAGACTCAAATATTTGGTCAATATCGTGCCGGGGATGCCAACATATGGGATCTGAAAGGTGATAGAAAACTAACGAACATGTTTGGTGGTGTACTCAAAAAGGTCACCGACCATGATTGTCCGTATATTTCTGAGccagtttttgaaaaatatttacaggCAAAAGATATTGTGCCTATCGGTACAGATGAAAGGTCCTTATGGCTTGATAAAAGAGACGTCAATACGGAATCCGTCAACGACGTGAACGCCTCTTGTGATACTTCTCCATTGCAAACAAAAAGTGGCGCTTGGGAAACCGTCCTGGATCTggacaataaaaaatcgAATGATGTCGTTATACGTTCCGATCTGATTGTGGTTTCTTCATTAGTAGATAAGCCGCCAAACCTTGGGGGTATTTGCAGGTTATGTGATGTTTTAGGTGTGGGACTGCTTACTGTACAAGACATCAAAGTCAAAAACCACCCTCAGTTTAAAAATGTTGCCGTAACCGCTGATAGGTGGATGCCCATGGAGGAAGTTACCTTAGATGAGATTGCAAATTTcatgaaagagaaaaaaaaagacggGTATACATTAATTGGGTTAGAGCAAACGGATAAATCAGTGAAGCTAGATAacaattttcaatttcctaAAAAGTCATTGATCTTATTAGGTACCGAGGCATTCGGTATCCCAGGAACTTTGTTGAGTGAACTGGATTTATGTTTAGAGATTCAACAGTTTGGTGTGATCAGATCAATGAATATTCAAACCGCAACCGCAGTTATCGTCCATTCCTACACAGTACAACATATGTAA
- the RRP42 gene encoding exosome non-catalytic core subunit RRP42 (Exosome non-catalytic core component~similar to YDL111C) — translation MSLSVAEKSYLYDSLASTPSIRPDGRLPHQFRPIEIFTDFLPSSNGSSRIIASDGSECIVSIKSKVVDHFVENELLQVDVDIAGQRDDALVVETITSLLNKVLKSGSGIDSSKLQLTKKYSFKIFVDVLVISSHSHPVSLISFAIYSALNSTFLPKLISAFDDLEVEELPTFHDYDMVKLDINPPLVFILAIVGNNLLLDPAANESEVANSGLIISWSNGKITTPIRSVALNDSNVKGFKPHLLKQGLAMVEKYAPDVVRSLENL, via the coding sequence atGTCTCTTTCTGTCGCCGAAAAGTCGTACCTCTACGATTCATTAGCAAGCACGCCTTCAATTAGACCCGATGGAAGGCTACCTCATCAATTCAGACCTATAGAAATTTTTACCGACTTTCTCCCAAGTTCCAACGGATCCTCCAGGATTATAGCTAGCGATGGAAGTGAATGTATTGTGAGCATCAAGTCCAAAGTTGTAGACCACTTCGTAGAGAATGAACTACTTCAGGTCGATGTAGATATTGCAGGCCAAAGAGACGATGCGCTCGTGGTGGAGACAATCACTTCTTTACTGAATAAGGTTTTGAAGTCTGGCAGTGGAATAGATTCCTCTAAGTTGCAATTGACGAAAAAGTAcagtttcaaaatattcgtTGATGTCCTTGTTATCTCATCACATTCACACCcagtttctttaatatcCTTTGCTATCTATTCGGCTTTGAACTCCACATTCCTACCGAAACTTATTTCCGCttttgatgatttagaGGTGGAGGAGCTGCCCACTTTTCATGACTATGACATGGTCAAGCTTGATATTAATCCGCCTTTAGTGTTCATATTGGCCATTGTAGGCAACAATTTGCTATTGGACCCTGCAGCCAACGAAAGCGAAGTGGCCAATAGTGGCCTAATCATATCCTGGTCTAATGGTAAGATCACAACACCCATTAGATCTGTAGCACTGAATGATTCGAACGTTAAAGGCTTTAAACCGCATTTGTTGAAGCAAGGTCTTGCAATGGTAGAGAAATACGCCCCCGATGTAGTACGATCACTGGAGaatctataa
- the TMA17 gene encoding Tma17p (ATPase dedicated chaperone that adapts proteasome assembly to stress~similar to YDL110C), with amino-acid sequence MCSAGGIRRPIQIEEFKTAISGMSDMELAQIKTEIENSINHLQRSNARLGKYISKLEGADDRLEDDDSDHLENIDSGDLALYKDSVRENEIVLNNYNERVDALEQETVYRKTGHGKSKHEAETKDNTKKGPDVDMDNTNVDVVTPNSIFI; translated from the coding sequence ATGTGCTCAGCAGGCGGTATCAGAAGACCAATCCAGATCGAAGAATTTAAGACGGCGATAAGCGGCATGTCCGACATGGAGTTGGCACAGATTAAAACGGAAATCGAGAATAGTATCAACCATTTGCAGAGATCTAACGCCCGCTTGGGTAAATACATATCCAAATTAGAGGGTGCTGACGACCGTCTTGAAGATGACGACAGCGACCACTTGGAGAACATTGATTCGGGAGACCTGGCACTGTACAAGGACTCCGTCAGGGAGAACGAAATTGTGCTAAACAATTATAACGAGAGAGTGGATGCACTGGAGCAAGAAACGGTATACAGAAAGACGGGACATGGCAAGAGCAAGCATGAGGCAGAGACAAAGGACAACACCAAGAAGGGCCCTGACGTCGACATGGACAATACAAATGTCGACGTCGTGACCCCAAACAGCATATTCATTTGA
- a CDS encoding putative lipase (lipase~similar to YDL109C), producing the protein MKVHISANEVLYYNQSSVKLGEFERYIITYELYQGDGIPADIKLDSLWVKIKNTTKLSYKAAYLLGPFILYCDVRAKDYESSYKIISSADKPVFQSNLQAQQKFVSELSLHHIKPRYVWIVDVVSQILFNRETKVNFGILIGNSKASLKKKIRCDRALPDKICNTLLSGLSVQRLTTADIWKVPPLIGISQKSHLVILTHGFQSNVSADMEYIMEEIYKSQMNNSNERLVIKGYAKNVCETEKGIKFLGVGLANYIIDELYDDSVEKISFIGHSLGGLTQTFAICYINTIHPDFFKKVEPINFISLASPLLGIATSTPNYVKMSLSMGIIGTTGQELGLKDANYGDKPLLYLLSEESLINVLARFKRRTLYANAVNDGIVPLYSSSLLFLDYSQLLHKLRGQTTAPCDPLLQPEVNSGENLTNHSDDYNDDNEINTSSWNTFWKTKGNDCDKKSKRLMNASVIKSMKSVVLTPCPDANFLSNPDERVATIIHDKIYSEKNLPPPSPTLYEGIAAQGGETRKTRKEMEEIIARRWHKGMHWRKVVVSLKPDAHNNIIVRRRFANAYGWPVIDHLVTAHFQRDDSDALPVQDKQSSEEDTNIATGGVEPNKFFSWLTKIEDPSAYRGGIVSTASHLASSWISKHSSVKD; encoded by the coding sequence ATGAAAGTTCATATAAGCGCAAATGAAGTGCTATACTACAATCAGTCGTCCGTGAAGTTAGGGGAGTTCGAAAGATACATAATTACATATGAACTATACCAAGGCGATGGTATTCCCGCTGACATCAAACTAGATTCCCTATGGgtaaaaattaaaaatacGACAAAGCTATCCTATAAAGCAGCCTATCTGTTGGGGCCATTCATCCTATACTGTGACGTGCGAGCAAAAGACTACGAAAGCTCGTATAAGATCATATCTTCGGCGGATAAACCTGTATTCCAGTCAAATCTACAGGCGcaacaaaaatttgtttcaGAGTTGTCCTTGCATCACATCAAGCCACGTTATGTGTGGATAGTGGATGTTGTCAGTCAGATACTTTTTAATAGGGAAACTAAGGTAAATTTTGGGATATTAATTGGCAATTCGAAGGCctctttaaaaaagaaaatacgATGTGATCGTGCATTGCCTGATAAAATCTGCAACACTTTACTCTCAGGATTGTCTGTGCAAAGACTAACCACTGCCGATATATGGAAAGTACCGCCACTCATAGGCATATCCCAAAAGTCGCACTTAGTCATTCTCACACATGGTTTCCAATCAAACGTTTCAGCAGATATGGAATACATAATGGAAGAAATATACAAGTCTCAAATGAATAATTCAAATGAACGTCTAGTTATCAAAGGATATGCGAAGAATGTCTGTGAAACTGAGAAGGGCATCAAGTTTTTGGGCGTTGGATTGGCAAACTACATCATCGACGAGCTATATGATGACTCTGTTGAGAAGATTTCATTTATTGGTCATTCCTTGGGCGGATTGACACAAACTTTTGCTATTTGTTACATAAATACCATACATCCAGATTTCTTTAAGAAAGTGGAGCCAATTAATTTTATCTCACTGGCGTCACCGTTGCTAGGCATCGCTACCAGCACGCCTAATTACGTAAAAATGTCATTATCAATGGGTATCATTGGCACTACAGGACAAGAATTGGGACTTAAAGACGCGAATTATGGTGATAAGCCGCTTCTTTACCTGCTATCTGAGGAATCCTTAATCAATGTGCTTGCTCGATTCAAAAGGCGAACGCTCTATGCTAATGCCGTCAATGACGGAATAGTTCCTTTGTATTCgtcttctttgctttttttagaCTACTCTCAATTACTCCATAAATTGAGAGGGCAAACTACAGCCCCCTGTGATCCTCTCTTGCAGCCTGAAGTAAATTCAGGGGAGAATCTTACAAATCACAGCGATGATTATaatgatgacaatgaaATCAACACATCATCATGGAACACGTTTTGGAAGACCAAGGGAAATGACTGCGACAAGAAATCTAAACGCTTAATGAACGCTTCCGTCATTAAATCCATGAAATCTGTGGTGCTAACACCATGCCCTGATGCCAACTTCCTCTCAAACCCTGATGAAAGGGTCGCAACAATCATACATGATAAGATCTACTCAGAGAAGAATTTACCTCCTCCATCACCAACACTTTACGAAGGAATAGCAGCCCAGGGAGGTGAAACGAGGAAGACGAGAAAAGAGATGGAAGAAATCATAGCACGACGTTGGCACAAGGGGATGCATTGGAGGAAAGTCGTGGTATCGCTGAAACCGGATGCCCATAACAACATCATCGTAAGACGAAGGTTTGCCAACGCTTACGGCTGGCCGGTGATCGACCATCTTGTTACCGCTCACTTCCAAAGAGACGATTCAGACGCTTTACCAGTGCAAGATAAACAGtcttctgaagaagatacAAACATAGCAACTGGCGGTGTGGAGCCAAATAAGTTCTTCTCATGGCTGACCAAGATCGAGGACCCTAGTGCATACCGTGGGGGGATAGTCTCCACCGCTAGCCACCTCGCCAGCTCCTGGATTAGCAAGCATTCCTCCGTGAAAGATTGA